One genomic window of Oryctolagus cuniculus chromosome 11, mOryCun1.1, whole genome shotgun sequence includes the following:
- the TRIB3 gene encoding tribbles homolog 3 isoform X1, whose protein sequence is MRPSMIRVHRLVSRPETPVPATAPHPVPWTPPDPTPPISQMPASPAAASGGPPSQKKQKRLELDDDLDTRCPIRKRARSGPPSGPSPCLLPLSPDPAPAVAPASRIGPYVLLEPKEGGRAYRALHRPTGVEYTCKVYPASQAQAVLEPYTRLPHHQHVAWPAEVLAGTQHLYAFFTRTHGDMHSLVRSRRRVPELEAAALFRQMAAALAHCHQHGLVLRDLKLRRFVFTDGQRTKLVLEDLEDAHVLTGPDDLLWDKHACPAYVGPEILSSQASYSGKAADVWSLGVALFTMLAGHYPFQDSAPALLFGKIRRGAFALPEGLSAPARCLLRCLLRREPVERLTATGILLHPWLRGDPVPPAPARPHLWEADQVVPDGPGLEEAEEEEGEGGAGLYG, encoded by the exons CACCCTGTACCTTGGACACCACCCGACCCCACTccccccatttcacag ATGCCAGCCTCCCCAGCGGCAGCCTCCGGGGGTCCCCCCTCCCAGAAGAAGCAGAAGCGTTTGGAGCTGGACGATGACTTAGACACCAGGTGTCCCATCCGAAAACGAGCTCGAAGTGGACCCCCGTCTGGGCCATCCCCGTGCCTGCTGcccctgagccctgaccctgcacctgctgtggccccTGCCTCCCGGATTGGGCCCTATGTCCTCCTGGAGCCCAAGGAGGGTGGGCGGGCCTACCGGGCCCTGCACCGGCCCACAGGCGTGGAGTACACCTGCAAG GTGTACCCGGCTTCCCAGGCTCAGGCCGTGCTGGAGCCCTACACACGGCTACCCCACCACCAGCATGTGGCCTGGCCCGCTGAGGTCCTGGCGGGCACCCAGCACCTCTACGCCTTTTTCACTCGGACCCACGGGGACATGCACAGCCTGGTGCGCAGCCGCCGCCGCGTCCCCGAGCTGGAGGCCGCAGCGCTCTTCCGCCAGATGGCCGCAGCCCTGGCGCACTGCCACCAGCATGGTCTGGTCCTGCGTGACCTCAAGCTGCGGCGCTTCGTCTTCACGGATGGCCAGAG gacgAAGCTGGTGCTGGAGGACCTGGAGGACGCGCACGTGCTGACCGGGCCCGACGACTTGCTGTGGGACAAGCACGCATGCCCAGCCTACGTGGGCCCCGAGATCCTCAGCTCACAGGCGTCCTACTCGGGCAAGGCGGCCGATGTGTGGAGCCTGGGCGTGGCACTCTTCACCATGCTGGCTGGCCACTACCCCTTCCAGGACTcggcccctgccctgctcttcGGCAAGATCCGCCGGGGGGCCTTCGCCCTGCCCGAGGGCCTCTCGGCCCCCGCCCGCTGCCTGCTCCGCTGCCTCCTTCGCCGGGAGCCGGTTGAGCGGCTCACCGCCACCGGCATCCTGCTGCACCCCTGGCTGAGGGGGGACCCGGTTCCCCCTGCCCCGGCCCGACCCCACCTCTGGGAGGCTGACCAGGTGGTCCCCGATGGGCCAGGTCTGGAGgaggccgaggaggaggagggggaagggggggcgGGTCTATACGGCTAG
- the TRIB3 gene encoding tribbles homolog 3 isoform X2 — MPASPAAASGGPPSQKKQKRLELDDDLDTRCPIRKRARSGPPSGPSPCLLPLSPDPAPAVAPASRIGPYVLLEPKEGGRAYRALHRPTGVEYTCKVYPASQAQAVLEPYTRLPHHQHVAWPAEVLAGTQHLYAFFTRTHGDMHSLVRSRRRVPELEAAALFRQMAAALAHCHQHGLVLRDLKLRRFVFTDGQRTKLVLEDLEDAHVLTGPDDLLWDKHACPAYVGPEILSSQASYSGKAADVWSLGVALFTMLAGHYPFQDSAPALLFGKIRRGAFALPEGLSAPARCLLRCLLRREPVERLTATGILLHPWLRGDPVPPAPARPHLWEADQVVPDGPGLEEAEEEEGEGGAGLYG; from the exons ATGCCAGCCTCCCCAGCGGCAGCCTCCGGGGGTCCCCCCTCCCAGAAGAAGCAGAAGCGTTTGGAGCTGGACGATGACTTAGACACCAGGTGTCCCATCCGAAAACGAGCTCGAAGTGGACCCCCGTCTGGGCCATCCCCGTGCCTGCTGcccctgagccctgaccctgcacctgctgtggccccTGCCTCCCGGATTGGGCCCTATGTCCTCCTGGAGCCCAAGGAGGGTGGGCGGGCCTACCGGGCCCTGCACCGGCCCACAGGCGTGGAGTACACCTGCAAG GTGTACCCGGCTTCCCAGGCTCAGGCCGTGCTGGAGCCCTACACACGGCTACCCCACCACCAGCATGTGGCCTGGCCCGCTGAGGTCCTGGCGGGCACCCAGCACCTCTACGCCTTTTTCACTCGGACCCACGGGGACATGCACAGCCTGGTGCGCAGCCGCCGCCGCGTCCCCGAGCTGGAGGCCGCAGCGCTCTTCCGCCAGATGGCCGCAGCCCTGGCGCACTGCCACCAGCATGGTCTGGTCCTGCGTGACCTCAAGCTGCGGCGCTTCGTCTTCACGGATGGCCAGAG gacgAAGCTGGTGCTGGAGGACCTGGAGGACGCGCACGTGCTGACCGGGCCCGACGACTTGCTGTGGGACAAGCACGCATGCCCAGCCTACGTGGGCCCCGAGATCCTCAGCTCACAGGCGTCCTACTCGGGCAAGGCGGCCGATGTGTGGAGCCTGGGCGTGGCACTCTTCACCATGCTGGCTGGCCACTACCCCTTCCAGGACTcggcccctgccctgctcttcGGCAAGATCCGCCGGGGGGCCTTCGCCCTGCCCGAGGGCCTCTCGGCCCCCGCCCGCTGCCTGCTCCGCTGCCTCCTTCGCCGGGAGCCGGTTGAGCGGCTCACCGCCACCGGCATCCTGCTGCACCCCTGGCTGAGGGGGGACCCGGTTCCCCCTGCCCCGGCCCGACCCCACCTCTGGGAGGCTGACCAGGTGGTCCCCGATGGGCCAGGTCTGGAGgaggccgaggaggaggagggggaagggggggcgGGTCTATACGGCTAG